In one window of Archocentrus centrarchus isolate MPI-CPG fArcCen1 chromosome 11, fArcCen1, whole genome shotgun sequence DNA:
- the cdca7b gene encoding cell division cycle-associated 7-like protein isoform X2 has product MTLTSKAPCFKSKFITAELARLFSQSDSEEEFEGFSEDEEEEDREFFNKRLKTKVVDSEEDSDIDTGFHSDGEEAPPPKRRSLLVALRFPIKRVSSTKKETQEKAREKTPTQMSRRRQTMKQKQEEEEEDEDKEEDLSHSLKKRDKNIQENKAMLAKLFADLSTTMADLTAPATPQKKKRLSERATPRKRKSETDVGSERRNPSRKARPPENFAVEPVHVRSPRTIDIKRLVEVDEDRIVEKKRRRYSSRKSQYCVKSVDEITEEDLDNIAYRSKDKIWDKEDGSSCHQCRQKTLDTKTVCRSGFCVGAKGQFCGPCLKNRYGEDVRTVLLDPNMLKSRQLLTN; this is encoded by the exons ATGACCCTCACGTCTAAG GCTCCATGTTTCAAATCCAAGTTTATAACTGCTGAGCTGGCTCGTCTGTTCAGCCAGTCAGACAGTGAGGAGGAGTTTGAAGGTTTCAGcgaggatgaggaagaagaggacagaGAATTCTTTAACAAACGGTTAAAGACCAAG gtggTGGATTCAGAAGAGGACAGTGACATAGACACAGGCTTCCACTCTGATGGCGAGGAGGCTCCACCACCAAAGAGGAGGAGTCTTTTAGTAgctctgag GTTTCCCATCAAAAGAGTGTCTTCCACCAAAAAGGAAACACAAGAGAAAGCCAGAGAAAAGACTCCCACACAGATGTCCAGAAGAAGGCAGACGATGAAGcagaaacaggaggaggaggaggaggatgaagacaaagaggaggaccTGTCTCACAGCCTAAAGAAACGAGACAAGAACATCCAGGAAAACAAAGCCATG CTGGCTAAGCTGTTTGCTGATCTGAGCACCACCATGGCTGACCTGACTGCACCCGCCACCCCTCAA aagaagaaacggCTGTCAGAGAGGGCAACGCCAAGGAAACGCAAGTCTGAAACAGATGTGGGGTCAGAAAGGAGGAACCCATCACGTAAGGCTCGTCCTCCTGAGAACTTTGCAGTCGAGCCAGTTCATGTCAGAAGCCCCCGTACTATAGACATCAAGAGGCTGGTGGAG GTTGATGAGGACCGTATTGTtgagaaaaaaaggaggaggtacAGTTCCAGGAAGAGTCAGTATTGTGTGAAGTCAGTCGACGAGATCACCGAAGAAGACCTGGACAACATAGCATACCGCAGCAAAGACAAGATCTGGGACAAGGAGGAT gGCAGCTCGTGTCACCAGTGCAGACAGAAGACTCTGGACACTAAGACAGTGTGTCGCAGTGGATTCTGTGTGGGGGCCAAAGGTCAGTTCTGTGGACCGTGCCTGAAGAACCGCTATGGAGAGGACGTACGCACCGTACTGCTAGACCCG AATATGCTGAAGAGCAGACAATTACTGACCAATTGA
- the cdca7b gene encoding cell division cycle-associated 7-like protein isoform X1 produces the protein MTLTSKAPCFKSKFITAELARLFSQSDSEEEFEGFSEDEEEEDREFFNKRLKTKVVDSEEDSDIDTGFHSDGEEAPPPKRRSLLVALRFPIKRVSSTKKETQEKAREKTPTQMSRRRQTMKQKQEEEEEDEDKEEDLSHSLKKRDKNIQENKAMLAKLFADLSTTMADLTAPATPQKKKRLSERATPRKRKSETDVGSERRNPSRKARPPENFAVEPVHVRSPRTIDIKRLVEVDEDRIVEKKRRRYSSRKSQYCVKSVDEITEEDLDNIAYRSKDKIWDKEDGSSCHQCRQKTLDTKTVCRSGFCVGAKGQFCGPCLKNRYGEDVRTVLLDPKWSCPLCRGMCNCSLCRKKEGRCATGILVGLARYNGHDNVHEYLKSIQKELQ, from the exons ATGACCCTCACGTCTAAG GCTCCATGTTTCAAATCCAAGTTTATAACTGCTGAGCTGGCTCGTCTGTTCAGCCAGTCAGACAGTGAGGAGGAGTTTGAAGGTTTCAGcgaggatgaggaagaagaggacagaGAATTCTTTAACAAACGGTTAAAGACCAAG gtggTGGATTCAGAAGAGGACAGTGACATAGACACAGGCTTCCACTCTGATGGCGAGGAGGCTCCACCACCAAAGAGGAGGAGTCTTTTAGTAgctctgag GTTTCCCATCAAAAGAGTGTCTTCCACCAAAAAGGAAACACAAGAGAAAGCCAGAGAAAAGACTCCCACACAGATGTCCAGAAGAAGGCAGACGATGAAGcagaaacaggaggaggaggaggaggatgaagacaaagaggaggaccTGTCTCACAGCCTAAAGAAACGAGACAAGAACATCCAGGAAAACAAAGCCATG CTGGCTAAGCTGTTTGCTGATCTGAGCACCACCATGGCTGACCTGACTGCACCCGCCACCCCTCAA aagaagaaacggCTGTCAGAGAGGGCAACGCCAAGGAAACGCAAGTCTGAAACAGATGTGGGGTCAGAAAGGAGGAACCCATCACGTAAGGCTCGTCCTCCTGAGAACTTTGCAGTCGAGCCAGTTCATGTCAGAAGCCCCCGTACTATAGACATCAAGAGGCTGGTGGAG GTTGATGAGGACCGTATTGTtgagaaaaaaaggaggaggtacAGTTCCAGGAAGAGTCAGTATTGTGTGAAGTCAGTCGACGAGATCACCGAAGAAGACCTGGACAACATAGCATACCGCAGCAAAGACAAGATCTGGGACAAGGAGGAT gGCAGCTCGTGTCACCAGTGCAGACAGAAGACTCTGGACACTAAGACAGTGTGTCGCAGTGGATTCTGTGTGGGGGCCAAAGGTCAGTTCTGTGGACCGTGCCTGAAGAACCGCTATGGAGAGGACGTACGCACCGTACTGCTAGACCCG AAGTGGTCGTGTCCCCTCTGCCGAGGGATGTGCAACTGCAGTCTGTGCCGTAAGAAAGAGGGACGCTGTGCCACAGGTATCCTGGTCGGTTTGGCCCGCTACAACGGCCACGACAACGTCCACGAGTATTTGAAGAG TATTCAAAAGGAGCTGCAGTGA
- the sp4 gene encoding LOW QUALITY PROTEIN: transcription factor Sp4 (The sequence of the model RefSeq protein was modified relative to this genomic sequence to represent the inferred CDS: inserted 4 bases in 3 codons; deleted 2 bases in 2 codons), with the protein MSDSKKESSGTEGGKASKRGKSSGSQDSSQPSPLALLAATCSKIGGQGGAEGVQAQAGAQQIQVQAGQIQLQAGQIQGQIVVDTGGGQALVPQQLELVPAQFTGNGWQIITAAPTMAKENTSQPVAVTVAPTLANDNSPGVRKVKAVGGTNSVAANQQQQQFQIIQVQNLPNAGAGVQYQVIPHLQTADGQQIHISPQTASIGAVPEQVQLIQTPGSGQTQAIIQPTNQQAILTSTANQTVPLQIRPAQSFPLQLQTLQGSQTPVMTTVPINLGGMTLALPVINNVGGGGAVQLIQSADGTFSVANGNQLVTTAVSGAAPTTAATGSTTAVADVDSIPDGAQVVSAGSEGESADTQVQSSEPDSQSQNXANGLQNQTDTPGTIQQVIVGQVGHQLVQQIQLQPQPQSQGQAQGQQQPQHIQTLQLAPGQTLQPIQAFQNPAQVLIRTPTLSPSGQLTWQTLQLPGGVSLQGGLGTAVPQQLTLAPVAGGTAVGSGGLVSLSGAPLTLSAAQINPGSGVQTVSIAGLSTAGXQVQGVPLTITGLQGQPQGQDGVKVQSSPVTVTVGNVASGSSMSPDQLSSVQSSSDQEGPPSKRLRRVACSCPNCRDGEGRNSGDPXKKKQHICHMEGCGKVYGKTSHLRAHLRWHTGERPFVCNWIFCGKRFTRSDELQRHRRTHTGEKRFECPECSKRFMRSDHLSKHIKTHQNKKSSAAVAIITTDDMEEDAPEDLAASPQIVAVATLSRESDPATPTTSNHREEEEEEEEEEY; encoded by the exons ATGAGTG aCTCCAAGAAGGAATCATCTGGAACTGAAGGAGGGAAAGCATCTAAAAGGGGGAAAAGTTCTGGATCACAg GATTCCTCTCAGCCGTCTCCGCTGGCTCTGCTAGCAGCCACCTGCAGTAAGATCGGAGGGCAGGGGGGAGCAGAGGGGGTACAGGCCCAAGCAGGGGCCCAGCAGATCCAGGTCCAGGCTGGTCAAATCCAGTTGCAGGCAGGACAGATCCAGGGTCAAATAGTGGTGGACACAGGTGGGGGCCAGGCCTTGGTGCCCCAGCAGCTGGAACTGGTCCCAGCTCAGTTCACAGGGAACGGCTGGCAGATCATTACTGCAGCGCCTACTATGGCCAAGGAGAACACCAGTCAACCTGTTGCTGTGACAGTGGCCCCCACCTTGGCTAATGACAACTCACCTGGTGTACGCAAG GTGAAGGCAGTAGGTGGGACCAACAGTGTTGCAGCCaatcagcaacagcagcagttccAGATTATCCAGGTTCAGAACCTGCCCAATGCTGGAGCAGGAGTCCAGTATCAGGTCATCCCACACCTACAGACCGCAGATGGACAACAGATCCATATCAGCCCTCAAACAGCCTCCATCGGGGCTGTTCCCGAGCAGGTTCAGCTCATCCAGACCCCAGGTTCGGGCCAGACCCAGGCTATCATTCAGCCCACCAACCAGCAGGCCATCCTGACAAGTACAGCCAATCAGACGGTTCCGCTGCAGATCCGTCCCGCACAGTCATTCCCACTTCAGCTGCAGACTCTGCAAGGCTCCCAAACTCCTGTTATGACCACAGTACCTATAAATCTTGGTGGCATGACCCTGGCTTTGCCTGTGATCAATAATGTGGGAGGGGGTGGAGCTGTGCAGCTTATCCAATCAGCAGATGGCACATTCTCTGTTGCTAATGGCAACCAGCTTGTGACAACAGCTGTGTCAGGGGCAGCTCCTACCACAGCTGCAACTGGATCAACAACAGCAGTAGCCGATGTTGACAGCATACCTGATGGGGCTCAAGTGGTTTCTGCTGGATCAGAGGGTGAATCAGCTGACACCCAAGTGCAGAGCAGTGAGCCAGACTCTCAAAGCCAGA CGGCCAATGGGCTGCAGAACCAGACAGACACACCTGGAACCATTCAGCAGGTGATTGTGGGCCAGGTGGGGCACCAGTTGGTGCAGCAGattcagctgcagccccagCCTCAGAGTCAGGGTCAGGCCCAGGGCCAGCAGCAACCTCAGCACATTCAAACCCTCCAGCTGGCTCCAGGACAGACCCTGCAGCCCATCCAGGCCTTTCAGAAC CCTGCCCAGGTCCTTATTCGTACTCCAACCCTGTCACCCTCTGGGCAGCTCACCTGGCAAACGCTGCAGCTGCCTGGTGGAGTCTCCCTGCAGGGCGGTCTTGGGACAGCTGTGCCACAGCAGTTGACGCTGGCTCCGGTGGCTGGTGGGACAGCAGTTGGAAGTGGAGGGCTGGTCTCTCTTAGTGGAGCTCCCTTGACACTAAGTGCAGCTCAGATAAACCCAGGGTCA GGAGTGCAGACGGTCAGCATCGCAGGACTGAGCACAGCTG TCCAGGTGCAGGGTGTACCTCTCACTATTACTGGTCTACAGG GTCAACCACAGGGTCAGGATGGGGTCAAAGTTCAGTCATCTCCTGTGACTGTCACTGTGGGCAATGTGGCATCAGGCTCATCAATGAGTCCAGACCAGCTGAGCTCCGTGCAGAGTTCTTCAGACCAGGAGGGACCTCCCAGCAAGAGGCTTCGACGTGTCGCCTGCTCTTGTCCAAACTGCAGGGATGGAGAGGGAAG GAACAGCGGGGATCC aaagaaaaagcagcacatctgCCACATGGAGGGCTGCGGAAAGGTCTACGGAAAGACGTCCCACCTAAGGGCCCACCTGCGCTGGCACACTGGTGAGAGGCCGTTTGTCTGTAACTGGATCTTCTGTGGCAAGAGGTTCACCCGGAGCGACGAGCTGCAGAGACACCGGAGAACGCACACAG GAGAAAAGCGCTTTGAGTGTCCCGAATGCTCCAAGCGCTTCATGCGCAGCGACCACCTCTCAAAGCacatcaagactcatcagaacaAGAAGAGCAGCGCCGCGGTGGCAATCATCACCACTGATGACATGGAGGAAGATGCTCCTGAAGACCTCGCCGCCTCCCCTCAGATTGTCGCTGTAGCAACCCTGTCGCGTGAGTCTGACCCCGCTACGCCAACCACCTCCAATCAccgggaggaagaggaagaggaggaggaggaagagtatTAA